A stretch of the Lolium perenne isolate Kyuss_39 chromosome 3, Kyuss_2.0, whole genome shotgun sequence genome encodes the following:
- the LOC127339127 gene encoding uncharacterized protein encodes MPRMERSGVEESSSAKKAKIVSAAESAASEQVTVTLDSKLLDCSICLSTLAPPIFQCIDGHMTCLGCSEAVEYDCSVCGESADIRCHAVEKILGGMTTRCSFSEHGCTAIIPFMEKLSHEAFCLHAPCYCPIAGCRPYVRKPLRDHLSMEHPGLQLSGVIAGDLYPMRIGEGESAHVVSLYGTGAAFLLVVDRSVPLAGYTLSVIHLASEPAPGQHDFKYKIQVSTRAGIICLSGKTQSVGCLRSPYQPCASMFVEEDIWDPEYSPVYIELR; translated from the exons ATGCCTCGTATGGAAAGGTCGGGGGTGGAGGAGAGCAGCTCCGCGAAGAAGGCTAAGATTGTGTCCGCGGCAGAGTCTGCGGCCTCGGAGCAGGTCACTGTCACCTTAGACTCCAAGTTGCTGGACTGCTCTATCTGCCTTAGTACATTGGCTCCACCCATTTTCCAG TGCATCGATGGCCATATGACATGCTTAGGTTGCAGCGAAGCGGTCGAGTATGACTGCAGCGTGTGTGGCGAGTCCGCCGACATCCGCTGCCACGCCGTGGAGAAAATCCTCGGCGGCATGACCACCCGGTGCTCGTTCAGTGAGCATGGCTGCACCGCCATCATCCCGTTCATGGAGAAGCTCTCCCATGAAGCGTTTTGCCTCCACGCCCCGTGCTACTGCCCCATCGCCGGCTGCCGCCCCTATGTCCGCAAGCCTCTGCGGGACCACCTTAGCATGGAGCACCCTGGGTTGCAGCTCAGCGGCGTCATCGCCGGCGACCTCTACCCCATGCGCATAGGTGAAGGGGAGTCGGCCCACGTTGTGTCCCTCTACGGCACGGGGGCGGCGTTCCTGCTGGTGGTCGACCGGAGCGTGCCGTTGGCGGGGTACACACTGTCAGTGATCCACCTCGCAAGTGAGCCGGCGCCTGGGCAGCACGATTTCAAGTACAAGATTCAGGTGTCCACGCGGGCAGGCATCATCTGTCTGTCCGGCAAGACGCAGAGCGTCGGGTGTCTGCGGAGCCCCTACCAGCCGTGCGCGTCCATGTTCGTCGAAGAGGACATTTGGGATCCCGAGTACTCTCCCGTCTACATTGAGCTGAGATGA